One Candidatus Zixiibacteriota bacterium genomic window carries:
- the der gene encoding ribosome biogenesis GTPase Der: MSLPVVAIVGRPNVGKSSLFNRFLRKKLAVVDAQAGITRDRNYATCDWNGVSFLLVDTGGMVPGTKDMMEKLILDQTDFAINESDLVLLMVDAQVGIDTSDQQIARSLVKAKKTCLLVANKVDTEDYSAGSYEFVKLGMGEPWQVSASEGRGIGDLMDELVARLPVPEAKSEAEIGVIRVAVVGRPNVGKSSFINKLLGQERLIVSPIAGTTRDSVDTPIEVDGQKFVLIDTAGLRRRYKVAESIEFYTTLRTARAIENCDVGVVIVDAAAGITTQDQRILAEVLENRRAAVVAVNKWDLIEKDAKTADKFTAELKEILAQHEFVPIMYISAISGQRVAKVLSLVREVHAEHNRRVGTAELNEFLQRTVGRRKPPARQGKHIQFKYLTQTDTAPPTFMFFTNHPKLVDKTYIQYLTNQLREQFGFEGVPIRLRFRSK, from the coding sequence ATGAGTCTCCCGGTAGTCGCGATTGTGGGGCGCCCCAACGTGGGGAAGTCCTCGCTTTTTAACCGGTTCCTTCGGAAGAAGTTGGCGGTGGTGGATGCGCAGGCCGGCATTACGCGGGACCGCAATTACGCCACGTGTGATTGGAACGGCGTTTCATTCCTGCTCGTGGACACCGGCGGCATGGTGCCGGGCACCAAAGACATGATGGAAAAACTGATTTTGGATCAGACCGATTTCGCCATCAACGAATCGGATTTGGTGCTGTTAATGGTGGATGCTCAGGTAGGAATCGACACCTCGGATCAGCAGATTGCACGCAGTTTGGTGAAAGCTAAGAAGACGTGTCTGTTGGTCGCCAACAAAGTTGACACTGAAGATTATTCTGCCGGCAGCTATGAGTTCGTGAAGCTCGGAATGGGGGAACCGTGGCAGGTATCCGCCTCTGAAGGACGCGGTATCGGCGACCTGATGGACGAATTAGTGGCCAGGCTGCCGGTACCCGAGGCGAAGTCGGAGGCCGAGATCGGTGTGATTCGGGTGGCAGTTGTGGGACGGCCGAATGTGGGGAAGTCCTCGTTCATCAACAAACTGCTCGGGCAGGAGCGACTGATCGTCTCGCCGATAGCGGGGACGACGCGGGATTCGGTCGATACGCCTATCGAAGTGGATGGGCAGAAGTTTGTGCTGATCGACACGGCAGGACTTCGCCGGCGGTACAAAGTGGCGGAGAGTATCGAGTTCTACACGACGCTTCGGACGGCGCGTGCTATCGAAAATTGCGATGTCGGAGTAGTGATTGTGGACGCTGCCGCGGGAATAACGACACAGGACCAGCGCATACTGGCCGAAGTGCTTGAGAATCGCCGAGCGGCGGTGGTGGCGGTCAACAAGTGGGACCTGATTGAAAAGGACGCCAAGACGGCCGACAAGTTCACAGCCGAGTTAAAAGAGATTCTGGCGCAGCATGAGTTCGTGCCGATCATGTACATTTCAGCGATTAGCGGTCAGCGTGTCGCTAAGGTACTCAGTCTGGTCAGAGAGGTTCACGCCGAGCATAATCGCCGAGTAGGAACGGCGGAGCTTAATGAGTTTTTGCAAAGGACGGTTGGTCGGCGCAAACCTCCGGCACGGCAGGGGAAGCATATTCAGTTCAAGTATCTGACACAGACCGACACGGCGCCGCCGACTTTCATGTTTTTCACCAATCACCCCAAGCTGGTCGATAAGACCTATATCCAGTATCTGACCAATCAGCTTCGAGAGCAGTTCGGTTTCGAGGGCGTGCCAATTCGCCTTCGGTTTCGCAGCAAGTGA
- a CDS encoding DUF512 domain-containing protein has product MRILDVSPGSPLFGYVRPGYSLVAVNGSKVEDVIDFRFRIAEERVNILFADDAGRELAFQFDDVGAGDLGLTLDDHKVRTCKNDCIFCFIRQQPQGMRRALYIKDEDYRLSFTHGNFVTLSNTTDEDIARIIEQRLSPIYISVHATDDKLRRCMLKNEKLAPIVPRIRQLAEGGITVHTQVVLCPGINDGPQLEKTVNDLVGIYPGVETLAVVPVGLTKYRDDLPNLRTYTPEEAGPIIDYIESQQNEYLREHGTRFVWAADEFYVAARRPFPPRHTYEEMNQFENGIGMAREFITMFNRRRSRLRAIRSKKRVLFLTGYSAQPFLNSEVLPFVTQELKLKVSVQPVVNRFWGESVTVSGLLTGQDLLREARSRIDVYDTIVLPPNCLNADDLFLDNLSLAQFERSLGKPVLVGQYNLAATIKEAFS; this is encoded by the coding sequence ATGAGAATTCTGGATGTATCGCCCGGGTCGCCGCTGTTTGGTTATGTGCGGCCGGGGTATTCGCTGGTCGCCGTGAACGGATCGAAGGTCGAAGATGTGATCGATTTCCGGTTTCGAATCGCCGAGGAGCGCGTGAATATCCTGTTTGCCGATGACGCCGGGCGGGAACTGGCGTTCCAGTTCGATGATGTCGGCGCGGGGGATCTGGGGTTGACACTTGATGACCACAAAGTCCGGACCTGTAAGAACGACTGTATCTTCTGTTTCATCCGCCAGCAGCCGCAGGGGATGCGGCGAGCTCTGTATATCAAGGACGAGGATTACCGGCTGTCGTTTACGCACGGTAACTTTGTTACTCTTTCGAATACCACCGACGAGGATATTGCGAGGATTATCGAGCAGCGGCTGTCGCCGATTTACATCTCAGTGCACGCCACCGATGACAAACTTCGGCGATGCATGTTGAAAAACGAGAAGCTGGCGCCGATTGTGCCGCGTATCAGGCAACTGGCCGAGGGGGGTATTACCGTGCACACGCAGGTGGTGCTGTGCCCCGGCATCAATGATGGGCCGCAACTTGAAAAAACGGTCAATGATCTGGTCGGGATATATCCGGGTGTCGAGACGCTTGCCGTGGTGCCGGTAGGGTTGACGAAATATCGCGACGACCTGCCGAATCTGCGGACATACACGCCGGAGGAGGCGGGTCCGATCATTGATTACATCGAGAGCCAGCAGAACGAGTATCTGCGAGAACACGGGACACGATTTGTCTGGGCGGCGGATGAGTTCTATGTTGCGGCGAGGCGGCCGTTTCCGCCCAGGCATACCTACGAAGAGATGAACCAGTTCGAAAACGGGATCGGGATGGCGCGTGAGTTTATCACGATGTTCAATCGGCGACGGAGCCGACTCCGCGCTATTCGCTCTAAGAAACGCGTTTTGTTTTTGACCGGATATTCGGCGCAACCGTTTTTGAATTCGGAGGTTCTGCCGTTCGTCACCCAAGAGTTGAAGCTGAAAGTCAGCGTTCAACCGGTCGTGAATCGATTCTGGGGGGAGAGCGTGACGGTGTCCGGGCTGTTGACCGGGCAGGACCTGCTTCGAGAAGCACGGAGCCGAATCGACGTATATGATACGATCGTGCTTCCACCCAATTGCCTGAATGCCGACGATCTCTTTCTCGATAATCTCTCGCTGGCGCAGTTCGAGCGCTCGCTCGGCAAGCCGGTACTGGTGGGCCAGTACAACCTGGCTGCCACGATCAAAGAAGCCTTTTCATGA
- a CDS encoding DUF3800 domain-containing protein has protein sequence MNFNLTSTEDSISLPSVTFRINKEDEVRIWIAYIDESGTHGNSSHVVVASVLAAANAWQELRPRWEHALKSRGLTRYHAQEFNRRSGEYAQLTSQELNSCAAELLQAVNDTQIQYVVYVIERSLFESKKPTISVYDYLLATTIADLMIKGEADGIDALFVIIEQGSGLDTTLCDLLTRAAYARRLGPVGHISWRPKEPELFQLQVADMIAFESYKYITSPTKAVRRSYQAITSGHPLAPYLIHASMLDCDLPKAREFLDRFQK, from the coding sequence ATGAACTTCAACTTGACTTCAACGGAGGATTCAATATCTCTTCCGTCGGTGACCTTCCGCATAAATAAGGAAGACGAAGTGCGTATTTGGATAGCATACATCGATGAAAGTGGCACACATGGGAATTCATCACATGTTGTAGTTGCATCTGTGCTTGCCGCAGCTAACGCCTGGCAGGAGCTACGTCCCAGGTGGGAACATGCCTTGAAATCCCGCGGGCTCACGCGCTATCATGCGCAGGAATTCAATCGCAGATCAGGTGAGTACGCACAGTTAACGAGTCAAGAATTGAATTCGTGTGCCGCCGAGCTACTGCAGGCGGTAAATGACACTCAGATACAGTACGTCGTGTATGTCATTGAAAGATCGCTGTTCGAATCAAAAAAGCCAACCATTTCGGTATATGACTACTTGCTGGCCACAACCATAGCAGATTTAATGATCAAGGGCGAGGCTGATGGCATTGATGCTTTGTTTGTAATCATTGAGCAGGGGTCCGGTTTGGACACCACTCTGTGCGATTTGTTAACGAGAGCGGCTTATGCACGTAGATTGGGACCTGTGGGACATATTAGCTGGCGCCCTAAGGAACCAGAACTATTCCAACTGCAGGTAGCCGACATGATTGCCTTCGAATCATACAAATATATAACATCACCCACCAAAGCGGTGAGAAGGTCCTACCAAGCAATCACTAGTGGACACCCACTCGCACCATATCTGATTCATGCCAGTATGCTGGATTGCGATTTGCCCAAAGCACGAGAGTTCTTGGATAGATTTCAGAAATGA
- the tatC gene encoding twin-arginine translocase subunit TatC: MSKPIDQPENQPEQRLFGSMPFLDHLEELRKRLLKAFGAVILTAMAALYFADPIMRWFVAPLGNIKLHVTEVTGSFTAYLKVALITGLIAALPIVFYQLWAFVSPGLYQKERKLTLAVVGSATVLFVAGALFCYYVVLPWSLQFMIGFSGDLLSPIITVNSYLTFTGMLMLGFGAGFELPIVAYILGRFGVISSSTLAKGRRFAVVIILVVAAFLTPTPDVFTQLLLAVPLYVLYEISIITVRITGKKG; the protein is encoded by the coding sequence ATGAGCAAGCCAATCGACCAACCGGAGAATCAGCCCGAACAGCGCTTGTTTGGATCGATGCCGTTTCTGGACCATCTGGAAGAGCTGCGGAAACGGCTGCTCAAAGCGTTTGGGGCGGTGATTCTGACGGCAATGGCGGCGCTGTATTTTGCCGACCCGATCATGCGCTGGTTTGTGGCGCCGCTGGGGAATATTAAGCTGCATGTTACCGAGGTGACCGGGTCGTTTACGGCGTACCTGAAAGTGGCGTTGATAACCGGGCTTATTGCGGCGCTGCCGATTGTATTCTACCAGCTCTGGGCGTTTGTATCGCCCGGACTTTACCAAAAAGAGCGGAAGCTGACGCTGGCCGTTGTTGGTTCGGCTACCGTGCTGTTCGTGGCGGGGGCGCTGTTTTGTTACTACGTTGTACTGCCGTGGTCGCTGCAGTTCATGATTGGGTTTTCCGGCGATTTGCTCAGCCCGATTATCACGGTTAACAGCTATTTGACATTTACCGGCATGTTGATGCTCGGCTTTGGGGCAGGATTTGAATTACCAATTGTCGCATACATACTGGGGCGGTTTGGGGTGATCAGTTCGTCAACTCTCGCGAAGGGGAGGCGGTTTGCGGTCGTGATTATTTTAGTCGTGGCGGCTTTTCTGACACCGACTCCTGATGTCTTCACGCAATTGCTTCTGGCGGTGCCGCTGTATGTGCTGTATGAAATATCGATTATAACGGTCCGGATTACGGGGAAGAAGGGTTAG
- the nrdR gene encoding transcriptional regulator NrdR yields the protein MRCPQCGKEEDKVVDSRPSQDGRAIRRRRECLSCGARFTTYEYVEQSMVTVLKSDDRREPFDRSKVLHGIKLACNKRPVSSQQMETMVDDIEASIHAAGKGEIESKEIGEMVIARLREADEVAYIRFASVYRDFQDINEFMSEMNKLRKQKSTMRPKEGPAT from the coding sequence ATGCGCTGTCCGCAGTGTGGTAAAGAGGAAGACAAGGTAGTCGACAGCCGACCATCGCAGGACGGCCGGGCGATCCGTCGCCGTCGCGAGTGCCTTAGCTGCGGCGCGCGCTTTACCACCTACGAATATGTGGAGCAGAGCATGGTGACCGTGCTCAAGTCCGATGACCGCCGCGAGCCGTTCGACCGCAGTAAGGTACTTCACGGTATCAAACTGGCCTGCAATAAACGCCCGGTCTCCAGTCAGCAGATGGAGACGATGGTGGATGATATCGAGGCCTCGATTCATGCAGCCGGCAAGGGGGAGATTGAGAGCAAAGAGATCGGCGAGATGGTGATAGCCAGACTCCGTGAAGCCGATGAGGTGGCGTATATCCGATTCGCCTCGGTGTATCGGGATTTCCAGGATATTAACGAGTTCATGTCGGAGATGAACAAGCTTCGGAAACAGAAATCGACGATGCGCCCGAAAGAGGGGCCCGCAACGTAG
- the cutA gene encoding divalent-cation tolerance protein CutA — translation MESVRIVYISIPRDEAEKMAMALVERRLAACINVVPRIHSYFWWDDAVQTDEESMLIVKTTKQKFQALMEYVIENHPYELPEIIALPLVAAFPDYINWVKTETNKP, via the coding sequence ATGGAATCAGTTCGTATCGTATACATATCGATTCCGCGGGATGAAGCGGAGAAGATGGCCATGGCGCTGGTCGAACGACGACTGGCCGCCTGTATCAACGTGGTGCCGAGAATTCATTCGTACTTCTGGTGGGATGATGCCGTCCAGACCGACGAAGAGTCTATGTTGATTGTCAAGACCACCAAGCAGAAATTCCAGGCGCTGATGGAGTACGTGATCGAGAACCACCCGTACGAACTGCCCGAGATAATCGCGCTTCCGCTCGTGGCGGCGTTTCCTGATTACATCAATTGGGTGAAGACCGAGACCAACAAGCCGTAG
- a CDS encoding MTH1187 family thiamine-binding protein, which yields MLFQLTMFPTDKRGPSVSADVAKVIDLIDRSGLPYKLTAMATIIEGEWEPVMKLINRARLMLRKQHSRVYMIITVDDRKGAKNRLAGKIESVERKLGRKVRT from the coding sequence ATGTTGTTTCAATTGACCATGTTTCCGACCGACAAGCGGGGACCATCGGTCTCAGCGGATGTCGCAAAGGTGATCGACTTGATTGACCGGAGCGGGCTGCCGTACAAGTTGACGGCGATGGCGACAATTATTGAGGGGGAATGGGAGCCGGTGATGAAGCTGATAAACCGCGCGCGGCTCATGCTTCGCAAGCAGCACAGCCGCGTATATATGATAATCACGGTGGATGACCGGAAGGGGGCCAAAAACCGGCTCGCCGGCAAGATCGAGTCTGTCGAGAGAAAGCTCGGACGAAAGGTGAGGACATAG
- the glyA gene encoding serine hydroxymethyltransferase — protein sequence MRRFDMSYLKQVDPELFEVMLKETHRQATKLVLIASENYVSEAVLEANGGVMTNKYAEGYPGKRYYGGCEFVDVAENLARDRAKELFQCEHVNVQPHSGSQANMAVYFTVLKPGDKVMGLALSHGGHLTHGHPINFSGFLFQFHGYEVDRETEMVNYDRMMEEAKQIQPKMIVAGASAYPRFWDFKRIREVCDAVGAYMMVDIAHIAGLVAAGLHPSPIQYADFVTTTTHKTLRGPRGGMIMCKEKYAADLDRMVMPGIQGGPLMHVIAAKAVAFKEALQPEFKAYQKRIIDNAKALAEAVKARGYKLVAGGTDTHLFLVSFIGVEGMTGKKAENALDKAGIVVNKNTVPFDPEKPFVTSGIRIGTPSVTTRGMSTKEMPVIAEFIDRALKNRKDDAVLGQIANEVALFSEKFPLYAERLQEV from the coding sequence TTGCGGAGATTCGATATGTCATATCTTAAGCAAGTCGATCCTGAACTGTTTGAAGTAATGCTCAAGGAGACGCACCGGCAGGCCACCAAGCTGGTACTGATAGCATCGGAGAACTATGTCTCCGAGGCAGTTCTGGAGGCCAATGGTGGCGTCATGACCAACAAGTACGCCGAGGGGTATCCGGGGAAGCGGTATTATGGCGGGTGCGAATTTGTTGACGTTGCGGAGAATCTGGCGCGGGACAGGGCCAAAGAACTTTTTCAGTGCGAGCATGTGAATGTGCAGCCGCATTCCGGTTCACAGGCGAACATGGCGGTTTATTTTACGGTTCTAAAACCGGGAGACAAAGTCATGGGGCTGGCGCTGTCGCACGGCGGGCATCTGACACACGGGCATCCGATCAATTTCTCCGGTTTTCTGTTTCAGTTTCACGGTTACGAAGTGGATCGCGAGACGGAGATGGTGAACTACGACCGGATGATGGAAGAAGCGAAGCAGATCCAGCCGAAGATGATCGTGGCGGGAGCATCGGCGTATCCGCGGTTTTGGGATTTCAAGAGAATTCGCGAGGTGTGTGACGCGGTTGGCGCGTACATGATGGTGGATATCGCCCACATCGCCGGACTGGTGGCGGCTGGGCTGCACCCATCGCCGATACAGTACGCCGATTTTGTCACTACCACCACACACAAGACACTTCGCGGGCCGCGCGGTGGGATGATCATGTGCAAGGAGAAATATGCGGCCGATTTGGATCGGATGGTCATGCCGGGCATACAGGGGGGGCCGCTCATGCATGTAATCGCCGCGAAAGCGGTTGCGTTCAAAGAAGCGTTGCAGCCGGAATTCAAGGCGTACCAGAAACGAATTATCGACAATGCGAAGGCGCTGGCGGAGGCGGTCAAAGCTCGTGGCTATAAACTGGTCGCAGGCGGCACGGATACGCATTTGTTCCTGGTGTCGTTTATTGGTGTCGAAGGGATGACCGGGAAGAAGGCGGAGAACGCCCTGGACAAAGCGGGGATTGTGGTGAACAAAAATACGGTGCCGTTTGACCCGGAGAAGCCGTTTGTAACGAGCGGCATTCGGATAGGGACGCCATCGGTGACAACGCGCGGCATGAGCACAAAAGAGATGCCGGTGATTGCGGAGTTTATCGACCGGGCGCTCAAGAATAGGAAGGATGACGCCGTATTGGGACAGATTGCCAACGAGGTGGCACTGTTTTCCGAGAAATTTCCCCTGTATGCCGAGCGGCTTCAGGAAGTCTGA
- a CDS encoding MGMT family protein yields MSTSMADSFSDRARHVLKRIPRGKVVTYGLLAAMAGNPRGARQVVWVLNAYAEKENLPWYRVINSQGRISLPRGGGFELQVALLKREGVKVSKAGEIDLDKYLWRPRGAVRSRR; encoded by the coding sequence ATGTCCACTTCAATGGCGGATTCATTTTCAGATAGGGCAAGACATGTCCTCAAGCGCATTCCACGCGGTAAGGTTGTGACGTACGGGTTGCTCGCTGCGATGGCGGGGAATCCACGAGGGGCGAGGCAGGTGGTGTGGGTGCTCAATGCGTATGCCGAGAAAGAGAATCTGCCGTGGTATCGGGTGATCAATAGTCAGGGGCGCATTTCACTGCCGCGAGGGGGTGGGTTTGAATTGCAGGTGGCGCTGTTGAAGCGCGAGGGAGTGAAAGTTTCGAAAGCGGGGGAGATTGATCTCGATAAATATCTTTGGCGGCCGAGGGGGGCGGTGCGGAGCCGGAGGTAG
- the rpiB gene encoding ribose 5-phosphate isomerase B — MKVAVGADHKGFELKEKIKEILRRLGHQVTDFGTNSTESVDYPDYGLKVAHAVADHTVDYGITVCWTGNGMNMAANKVRGVRAGMALNVEMAQLTRLHNDANVLTLAAKYTPEEQVDQIVKTFLETKFEGGRHEKRVGKIKSEEDAR, encoded by the coding sequence ATGAAAGTAGCGGTCGGCGCAGATCATAAGGGGTTCGAGCTCAAGGAGAAGATCAAGGAGATCCTCAGACGGCTCGGCCATCAGGTGACCGATTTCGGCACCAACTCCACCGAATCGGTTGATTACCCGGATTACGGTCTCAAAGTAGCACATGCCGTAGCCGACCATACGGTCGACTACGGAATTACGGTCTGCTGGACCGGCAATGGCATGAATATGGCAGCCAACAAGGTGCGGGGCGTGCGGGCGGGGATGGCGCTCAATGTGGAAATGGCGCAGCTCACACGATTGCACAACGACGCCAACGTGCTGACACTCGCGGCAAAGTACACGCCAGAGGAACAGGTTGACCAGATAGTGAAGACGTTTCTTGAGACGAAGTTCGAAGGGGGGCGGCACGAGAAGAGGGTGGGGAAGATTAAGTCTGAAGAAGATGCACGGTAG
- a CDS encoding branched-chain amino acid transaminase has translation MAAALAEFIWMNGDYVRFEDAKIHILSHVIHYGSSVFEGMRVYKTPRGPAAFRLREHTERLFNSAKIYRMNIPFSMDQIDAAILELVGKNRFDQCYVRPVVYRGFGTVGVDPTGAPIEVAIATWDWGKYLGPEALEKGVSVCVSSWNRNAPNTMPMMAKSGGNYMNSQLIKLEAIAHGYVEGIALDVFGHVSEGSGENIFLVRKGTLITPPFSASILPGITRNSIITLAKDLGIEVIEQDIPREALYLSDEVFFTGSAAEVTPISQIDGIQIGDGKAGPVTRRLQKAFFSVIDGRTPDKWEWLTPVPKYNHVAV, from the coding sequence ATGGCTGCTGCGCTGGCTGAATTCATTTGGATGAACGGCGACTATGTCCGTTTCGAAGATGCCAAGATACATATCCTGTCACATGTGATCCATTACGGCTCCTCAGTGTTCGAGGGGATGCGCGTGTACAAGACCCCCAGAGGGCCGGCCGCATTTCGACTTCGGGAACACACCGAGCGCTTGTTCAATTCAGCCAAGATCTACCGGATGAACATTCCGTTCAGCATGGACCAAATAGATGCAGCTATTTTAGAGTTGGTGGGAAAGAATCGTTTCGACCAGTGTTATGTGCGGCCGGTGGTGTACCGAGGATTCGGGACGGTTGGTGTTGATCCGACAGGTGCACCGATAGAGGTAGCGATAGCGACCTGGGATTGGGGGAAATATCTCGGTCCGGAGGCGCTTGAGAAGGGGGTTTCGGTCTGCGTCTCCTCGTGGAACCGGAATGCACCAAACACGATGCCGATGATGGCCAAGTCTGGCGGCAACTACATGAATAGTCAGCTTATCAAGTTAGAGGCTATTGCGCACGGGTATGTGGAAGGGATAGCGCTCGACGTGTTCGGGCATGTGTCCGAGGGCTCGGGCGAGAATATCTTTTTGGTTCGCAAAGGGACACTGATCACACCGCCGTTTTCGGCCTCGATTCTCCCAGGGATCACTCGCAACTCAATCATCACGCTGGCCAAAGATTTGGGGATTGAAGTTATCGAGCAGGATATTCCGCGCGAGGCGCTGTATTTGTCCGATGAGGTGTTTTTCACCGGCTCGGCCGCCGAAGTAACACCGATTTCGCAGATCGACGGCATTCAAATCGGTGACGGCAAAGCGGGTCCTGTCACCAGGCGGCTGCAGAAGGCGTTTTTCAGCGTTATCGACGGCAGGACGCCGGATAAATGGGAGTGGCTGACACCGGTGCCGAAATACAATCACGTTGCAGTGTGA
- a CDS encoding biotin transporter BioY, with protein sequence MTAHQLTIYDAIRPSARWMEIVVLAAFNVLLVACSYIAVPLPFSPVPVTGQTFGVMVIAMTLGRIRGTAVVLAYLLEGALGLPVLAGGNAGLPVFFGATGGYLFGFVGAAYVMGWLADNGWHRTLFRSLSAMLIGQVVIYTCGLAWLSGFMPSGQLLVAGLFPFLPGAAAKIALAGGVIPSVWRIVKRTQSDA encoded by the coding sequence ATGACGGCACACCAACTCACGATTTATGACGCGATCAGACCATCGGCCCGCTGGATGGAAATCGTGGTTCTTGCGGCGTTTAATGTCCTACTCGTCGCCTGTTCTTATATAGCGGTACCACTGCCGTTTTCGCCGGTGCCGGTAACGGGACAGACGTTCGGTGTAATGGTGATCGCGATGACGCTCGGGCGAATTCGAGGGACGGCTGTCGTGCTGGCATATCTGCTCGAGGGAGCGCTGGGACTACCTGTGCTGGCGGGCGGCAACGCGGGGTTGCCGGTGTTCTTCGGGGCTACTGGCGGGTACTTGTTTGGTTTTGTCGGTGCAGCGTATGTGATGGGGTGGTTGGCTGATAATGGGTGGCACCGGACGCTGTTTCGTTCTCTCAGCGCTATGTTAATCGGACAGGTTGTTATCTACACGTGCGGGCTTGCCTGGTTGTCCGGTTTTATGCCTTCAGGGCAACTTCTGGTGGCAGGATTGTTTCCATTTCTTCCCGGCGCGGCGGCCAAGATAGCGTTGGCAGGGGGAGTTATCCCCTCGGTATGGAGAATCGTGAAGCGCACACAAAGCGATGCATAG
- a CDS encoding acyl-CoA dehydrogenase family protein — protein sequence MLEKRHHEYREKIRAFALQQIEPKAVLLDLDQRFPDEHMKPLTEMGLLSMLIPEKYGGRLTDTVTYTIAVEEISRVCGSTGIMLAAHNSLGTFPILKFGTEAQRQRYLPRAAKGELIAFGLSEPEAGSDAGGTKTFARRDGDNWIINGSKCWITSATKAFATVATARTSEDPSDKRITSFILEKDMKGYAVGKKENKLGLRGSDTAFLHFDDLKVTVENQLGELGQGFKQMLITLDGGRISIGAMALGLGQGAFDCALRYAADRVQFGQPIASNQGIQQLLADMATELEASRLLIYESAQLKDAGQPFSRWSAMAKLYASEVGRRVTEHAMTILGSIGYYTGPYPVERIWRDVKLCEIGEGTSEIQRLVIARDLLKSIGKSI from the coding sequence GTGCTGGAAAAACGACATCACGAATACAGAGAGAAAATCCGAGCGTTCGCTCTTCAACAGATAGAGCCAAAAGCTGTACTCCTGGATCTCGATCAGCGATTTCCAGACGAACACATGAAGCCGCTCACGGAGATGGGGCTTCTGAGCATGCTGATTCCGGAGAAATACGGTGGGCGGCTGACTGATACAGTGACATATACGATTGCAGTGGAGGAAATTTCGCGGGTGTGCGGTTCGACCGGCATCATGCTGGCGGCGCACAATTCGCTGGGGACATTCCCGATTCTCAAGTTTGGGACCGAGGCACAGCGGCAAAGATATCTTCCGCGCGCGGCCAAAGGGGAACTGATTGCGTTCGGTCTCAGCGAGCCGGAAGCCGGTTCGGATGCCGGTGGCACCAAGACATTTGCTCGCCGAGACGGGGATAACTGGATAATCAACGGCAGCAAGTGCTGGATAACCTCGGCGACCAAGGCGTTTGCGACAGTGGCGACAGCGCGGACCTCGGAAGATCCGTCGGATAAGCGAATAACATCGTTTATCCTTGAGAAGGACATGAAGGGGTATGCAGTCGGGAAGAAAGAGAACAAGCTCGGCTTGCGCGGCTCGGACACTGCGTTTTTGCATTTCGATGATTTGAAAGTGACGGTCGAGAATCAGCTCGGCGAACTGGGGCAGGGGTTCAAGCAGATGCTGATCACGCTCGATGGCGGGCGGATTTCAATCGGGGCTATGGCGCTGGGTTTGGGACAGGGGGCTTTTGATTGTGCTCTCAGATATGCCGCAGACAGAGTCCAGTTTGGACAACCGATTGCGAGCAACCAGGGAATTCAGCAGTTGTTGGCCGATATGGCGACCGAACTGGAGGCATCGCGGCTGCTGATTTACGAGTCGGCGCAATTGAAAGACGCCGGGCAGCCGTTTTCGCGATGGTCGGCGATGGCAAAGCTGTATGCCTCGGAGGTGGGGCGGCGCGTTACCGAACACGCGATGACGATACTCGGGAGTATCGGTTATTACACCGGGCCGTACCCGGTGGAGCGAATCTGGCGCGATGTTAAGCTGTGCGAGATTGGCGAAGGAACCTCCGAGATTCAGCGGCTGGTGATAGCGCGCGATTTGTTGAAGAGCATAGGGAAATCAATCTAA